In Vibrio atlanticus, the following proteins share a genomic window:
- a CDS encoding YbaN family protein: MAGGLCIFLAVLGIALPVLPTTPFLLLASACFMRSNPKVHKWMHEHKTLGPLLNNWYQHGAVTKQVKTRGVFFILLSFALSIYFAPIIWVKAFLICVLVILLTWFMRLPTHELVADSKENHYH; this comes from the coding sequence ATTGCTGGTGGCCTTTGCATATTTCTCGCAGTTTTAGGGATAGCTTTACCCGTACTGCCAACCACGCCTTTCCTCCTTCTTGCCAGTGCATGTTTCATGCGAAGCAACCCCAAAGTTCACAAATGGATGCATGAGCATAAAACGCTCGGCCCGTTATTGAACAATTGGTATCAACATGGTGCCGTTACCAAGCAAGTAAAAACGCGTGGCGTGTTCTTTATCTTGTTAAGTTTTGCGTTATCGATCTACTTTGCCCCGATCATTTGGGTCAAGGCTTTCCTAATTTGTGTACTTGTTATTCTTCTCACATGGTTTATGCGACTTCCAACCCATGAGTTGGTTGCTGACAGCAAAGAAAATCACTACCATTAA
- the apt gene encoding adenine phosphoribosyltransferase: MNTEKISLIKASIKSIPDYPKAGILFRDVTSLMEDPAAYKATIDLLVDTYKGMGFTKIVGTEARGFLFGAPLALELGVGFIPVRKPGKLPRQTVAQSYELEYGTDTLEIHTDAIVEGDKVLMVDDLLATGGTIEATTKLIRQLGGVVEHAAFVINLPEIGGDKRLQGLGLEVFSICEFDGH, encoded by the coding sequence ATGAACACAGAAAAAATCTCTCTGATCAAAGCAAGCATCAAAAGCATTCCTGATTACCCAAAAGCGGGTATTTTGTTCCGTGACGTAACAAGCTTGATGGAAGATCCTGCCGCTTATAAAGCGACAATCGATCTGTTGGTGGACACATACAAGGGCATGGGCTTTACTAAGATCGTTGGTACTGAAGCTCGTGGTTTCCTATTTGGTGCGCCTCTTGCTCTTGAGTTAGGTGTCGGCTTTATCCCTGTTCGTAAGCCGGGCAAGTTGCCTCGTCAAACTGTGGCACAATCTTATGAGCTTGAGTACGGCACTGATACGCTAGAAATTCATACCGATGCTATCGTTGAAGGCGATAAAGTGCTGATGGTTGATGACTTGTTAGCAACAGGTGGTACGATTGAAGCGACAACGAAGCTGATTCGTCAGCTTGGTGGTGTGGTAGAACACGCTGCATTTGTTATTAACCTTCCAGAAATCGGTGGTGATAAGCGCTTACAAGGCTTAGGTCTAGAAGTGTT